gtaagtagagagagtaggagaagagatgagttgtgaatgaaaatgattgaaagtgatgagtatttataggggaAAATGCAACGACTACATAACGGCTAGTTTTcgcggttccggttccatggaaccgttgagccggttcacccggaccggtcccggttccatggaaccgttggaccggttcacccggaccggttccggttccaaaccgcggttttTTAGCTCCGGTTCATGAAgtatttttccggcggtttctcagttccggcaactttttttccggcggtttcacggttccgcggctcggggcggttctgaacctgtcgcaaacggatccggttccaagcggttcggttccgggtaacccgccccgtggccatgcctgaGAGTAGGCAATATATGTCTTCTAGCCTGGTAAGCGAAGTATATGAAGTCATGAGCCTAAGGAAGTATCCCAATATCAATTTACGACATTAAACACCATCAAAGTCTTCAAAGAAAGGTCTCTAATATACTCTTAAACATCATGATTCTAATGTACTATCAACTCAAAGCAATATTGTAATCAACATGTAACAATACTTTTCAACATCAAAAGCTCCtccaaatcaaaatttttatattatgtactaaaataaaaatgtcaTAATAATCTAGTGCTTTATTAGTTCACTCTAGTGAGTAGTGAGGCGCATTGTTACACATCAAGCCAAATTATAATACCCCTATTTCAAACTAATCATCTTGTCCCAAATCAGTATTAGTCTACTATTTAGTAAGGCCTAAAGTTCAAAACTTTTGACGCGAAATCAAATTTCAAACTCAACTACAATTTAAATTGGATTACTTAGTACTCTTCCGTCACTTTGAATTCGTTATATtacaacaaaaattacaaaacaataACCATATTGTATAAATGATTCCCAAAAAACATAAATGTATTAGAAAAACActtacaaaaccaaaaaaaattacaaactcTTTAACAATATGTAAACTAGTAAGTAAAATGTACAAAATCTCAATCTTCTCTAAAGTATGTGatgattttgtaagattttgaGGTGTATTTTCCGGTACAAACTCTGTcacaatatttaatttatagaaATCAACTTTATGTTGCTGCATGTAGAACACACCgaataattagtaatgactaattccatttaaattataataccaaacaccatgttattaatattttcaaaaaatacgGGAATAGGGAAGGAATAAATTACAAAGGATGAAACTAACAAAGTATCTAAGAAAACAATTTTTAATGGGCTAATATGGAATTACTATCCACATCTacatattaataatattgaGCATAGAGAGTGTGGGGAATAATTCTATGGGAGGCAGAGTCTAAGGAGGAGTTATTAGCACTGTTTGGATGGAAGAGAAGGACGTGAGGAATTTATTGGGATGGAAAAATCTCGTGTTGCCTGTACGTACTAACTACTAAGGATGTTAAAATGTGCATTCATGTAAATCGATGTATTTAAAAATGATAGAATAGTAGCTCAGGGACATATAGCAGCTTACCAGAATGTGAAAGCTTCTAATAGGTAGTTCAACAATCATATTAGAATCAAAAAACGAAACAGAAACTCATCAGTATTTGCACCAAACCTGTCTAGCTTTAGTAAATTGTAACCTTATCCTTTCCAAGTTGTTTGGTATGAGCTGAAAGTAATTGTTTCCGTTTCTAATAGATTAGCGTTTCCGCTCAAAAGTATGCGGAAACAGTTAACGTTTTCAAGCCGGAACATAGGAACTAGTAGATCTCTTGTTTTCCATACTCAAAATTCAAAGCACGATCTAgttcaggtttttttttttttttttttttttgctttaaacccgaaaaaagaAGGAACAAAGATCAAATAGAGCTTTGAACAAACGTTAATGGCGAATAAAGAACAGGGGGTTGATTTTGGAGTTTTTGGCCAAAAAATACGAAACTCACCTCAAAATGTAGAGAAAATGCCAATCTTTATATAAAAATGAACTAAAGGTAAACCAAGAACAGGGAGCAAAGGTTTAAAGAAGCCTGCGAATGGCGAATTTTAAGAGAGAGAGTGAGGAAAGGAGAGATCAGAGAGACGATAATTGAGAGAGTAATAATGAAGGAGTGGTTCATAGAGAGAAATAAGGGAGAGAGAGTGAATATACCAAGTATAATAGGGAAAATGGGAGGGGTTATGAGGGTATATTAGGaaaaaaagattttcaaaaatggaaagtattctaaactggacaaacttttaaaactacccgttatagtaaggtggacAGACATAAAAGAACGAAGGGAATATTTGTTTAGTCTTACATTTATTCCTTAtcagaaatagatgtggcggtaataCTTCCATGATTAACTTTGGTTTATGTTATTccttaaaaatctttttttaaattggaCCTAATTATGGGGTGTTACAATACGGCCCAAGACCTTATACAGAACCCAACTTACTAAATCCCCAAAGAAACCCTTTTAAAgctaaaattttagtttgaagctaagtaattaacattaattatattttattgcaTTAATTTTATAGTTTAACTAAGTAGAATTTAGGTTGTTTACAACAACGTAATcgtattatgattttaatgtaTACATACGAAATTGTTGGTCCAACTAagggcccgtttggtacatggtattagagggcagtaatggtaataaaattaagtaataaaaaatttggtcgtttggatgccttcaatgataatagatggtaataaaattcggtaatgaaattacacattttcattaccatcaaacaaccagTATTAGGTTGCAATGGTAATGGATTATTGCTgtgttaataaaataaaatcaaatgcgCGTTCCTTTCTCTGATTTCTCTTCAAGCTTTCTCTCCCTTCTTTCTGTTTCCTTTTGCTCTGCTACTCTCCTTCAAATTCAATCAGGTATTCATCATCTTCTGTTTCCTTTTGCTCTGCTACTGTCCTTCAGATTCAATCAGGTATTCATCGTCTCTTTACccttgttttctgattttaatttttgtgttcatacgtttttaattattggtttttatcgAAAATCCTATGAAATTCCTTTTGTTTCGTATTCAAATCAAATGCGTAGTTCTTCGTTTCTTtcaaaacttttcaaaattttcaaaatttcaaaatttctttCAAAAACAACAGCCTATAATTACTTTGATTGCGTAATTTAACGATTTAACAAGTACAGTGTTTCGATTGTGCTAATTAAGTGTTTAGGATTTGATTTATAGACTTATTTGTTTAGGATTTGATGTATAGACTTATTTGTTTCAGATTTGATTTATAGATCATTTTTAGGATTTGATGACTAATTTCTTATGAAAAAGGAGAAATATAAgagtatttttgtttgatttgatagCAAAACTAGTGTTTAGCTGATGAAGAATTGGGGAAAGTGCGTACTGATCTTGATCTTTGCATACACTGTTGCTTTCTGATTTTTGTCGCTTCTGTCTTTTACCCTTTCCTCCATCCTTTCTTTCTTCCTTTTTGCTAACCTGTTTTAGAAATTACAAAACTTATCATACTTGATTTAGCCAAATCCAATGTTTTTGGTAATTGTAGGTGGGTAATTGTGGCTCTTTTATGTGTTTGAATCAGTATAAGCTATAGTTATAGAATGTCTTTTACACAGGTTGTTGTTGGCTTGTAGAAGTATTGGCATTAGATTGTTGTGATGATTatgacaatgacaataacaTGCTTGACTTATATGACCTAGAAACTGGATTGATATTTTGGCTTTACATGGCCCTAAAAGAGATTTGAGCATAGTTAAAGGTCCTAAAAACACTGTTAATCGTAGATTTTTTTTCAGCTTTATATGTACGATATTTGCCCAATGGTGAAGCTTGTGATAGAGAATGGCTTGTTTACTCAAAGGAGCTTGATAGAGTATTTTGCTTTTGTTGTAAGATTTTTAACAAAGAGAATGTAAAAGGTGCTTTAGTTTATGAAGGATTTTTTAACTGGAATCATTTGAGTGCCAGAGTTAAAGAACATGAAACAAGTAGTGATCACATTTTGAATATGGCTACTTGGTGTGAACTTAGATGAAAAAGGAAATGGGAATTTCTTAGGATTAGTTCAAACGTTATGTTTGAGCATGTTGAGCGAATTACAATTGGTAAAATTCATCATCATTACTTGAGTcattttattcaaaaagaattgatgtGTTGGATTGGACTCCTGATTCTAATCATCAAGAACAAATGTCCTTAATTTTAAGATGTGTTGATGGCTCTACCAACTCCAGAAACCAGGCATTAGCAAGACATAACATTATACATTATCAATAGCATCCAATCAAGCCTTAAGTAACTTCAGAAACCAGGCATTAGCTTCAATGTAGCTTCGCACATTATTTGTACATTAAAACCTTCATATACATAGAAATGCTATGTGATTCTCTTGTCACtgtctttttttttcataaaaaaacaatttgaagTGTAATGGCTAGAATATGTTTCTTCTTAGAGGATAGCAAGCCTTGGTTGTACTACTTTGTTGCCTCTATTAAACTTTATGTGCATTATTTACTACTTAGCAAAATCTTCTTCTCTGGAATATAtcaactaaaatttaaattagaataCAATTTTTTGGGGGAGTCTATTTATAATCTATCTGATGTACCATTTGTAGAATTATACAGAAAACTTTATGTGCATTATTTACTACTTTGTTGCTTCCATTTGTTGATCTTGTGACTTATCATCTACTTATGCTATGATTTATGTAGTTATGGCGCGTCTTCAACAATCGCCTAAGGACTTTATTGTTTTTTTGGTTTGCTATGAAGCGAAGAAAAATTAGAAGAGtaatgatgctgattttgattAGGATAATCCTCATTTTTAGAAGAAGACTAAGAATTAGGATGTCTAAGCAACCTAGTCTGCATAATCCTATCCATAGATTAGCACATTTAGATGGAATGATAGTGGAGAGTGATATTGCTTGCATTGAGCAACTTAGGATGGATCGTCGCACGTTTAATATCTTCATTTCATTGGTTCGTGAAGTTGGAGGGTTAAGGGATACTAAGAACATGGTAGTGGAAGAAATGGTTGCTATATTTTTGCATCTACTTGCATTTGAGGAGAAGAATAGGAAAATAAAATTCGATTTTCAACGGTCAGGAGAAACTATAAGCAGACATTTTAATAATGCGTTAAAAGCTGTGTTAAAACTTTTGAGTTTGCTCCTCAAGAAACCTGAACCGATTCCCGAGAATAGCACAGATGAAAGATGGAAATGGTTCAAGGTaaatcttgtattttttttattaatagataGAAAACACATATcgatttttaacttttattaatCACACCCCTTTTTATAGAATTGTATAGGTGCTATTGATGGAACTTTGATTGATGTAAATGTGCCTGCGATAGATAAATCACGTCATAGGTTAAGAAAAAATACCATCTCAACAAATGTTTTAGGAGCTTGTGCACCGAATATAcaatttatatatgttttggCGGGTTGGGAAGGTTCAGCTGCCAATGGAAGAGTACTTCGAAGTGCTTTAAATAGAAATAATGGATTAAAAGTGGCTAGAGGTCAGAAATCAATTTCTTATGTGTAAAGATTTTTTAAGGGAGCAACAATGACCAATAATCTAGCTTAACTCATTGGTTTTTCACTTTTTCACCTAGGTAATTATTATCTAGGGGATGCAGGATATAAACATTGTGATGGATTTCTTGTACCTTATAGAAGAACAATTTATCATGAATGGAGAAGGGATTGGAGCAATCACGCTCTAAGGAAGAGTTGTTCAATATGAGGCATGCTTCAGCTAGAAATGTGATTGAACGAGCTTTTGGTTTGTTGAAAGTACGGTGGGAAGTTCTTGCCAAAGGCACCAAGTACCCTCTCAGCACTCAAATAGATATAATATTGGCTTGTGTGTATATTCATAACCTTATTCGCCAACAAATGAGCGTTGATCCAATGGAAGCTATTTTAGATGCATATATGGAAGAGGAAGGAGAGAATgatgaaattgaagatgatGGAGACTACATTCAAAATTGTGACACATCTGAAGAATGGACTAACTTTAGAAACACATTAGCTCAAGATATGTATGATGCATTCTTGGCCAGGAGACATTAGTAATGGATAGTTTCTTATTTTAGttggtttttcaatttttagtcTTTTAGGACTAGCTTTTATGTTGAACTACAAACATAAgttgttttttgattgattagtTATAAAATATTCTTGTCTTACAAAGATACTTTGGTATTGTTTGCCACCATTGTATGACAGATATATAATAACTAACATGGGTGATGAGATTCAAGGTCGAGGAAGAGGAAAAAATAAGAGAATGTGGACTTCATTGGAGGAGAATGCCCTTGTTGACATTCTACTTGAGATGTAGAATTCAAATTGGAAGTGTGACACAGGCTATAGGACAGGTTATCAGACATAtattgaaaagaaaatgaatgagCGATTTCCTTATTGTGGATTGAAGGGTAAGCCACATATTGAATccaaaattaagatttttaagagacAAATGGGATATATTCTTGAAATTCAGAAGCAagttagtggttttggttgggATGATGCTACAAAAATGGTAACTGGTGAGAAGGAAGTCTTTATGGGATGGGCTCaggtattttcttttatttaatttgttaacagtagctattaatcattgttttgctattatttttgtttctttcaTTTGATTGATATATAATTGTAAGATATGCTCCAGGGAAAAGATGGAGCTGTTGCTCTATTTTGTAAACCGTTTCCTCTTTATGACAAGCTTTGTGAGATTTACGCCAAGGATCGTGCCAGTGGAAGTATGGTCAAGGGGCCCGGAGACGATGAAGAAGGTGATAAGAATGAGGCTGAAAAGAATGATGATGCTATTAGCTCAACTCTAGCGATTGGACAATCAAGTGACCGAAGAGATCGTAAGAGAAGaaggaaaattgaaaatgaagagCTAAGTGGGCTAGCCACTGCATTGACAGCTTTGATTGATGTTGAAAAGGAGTCTACTTCAATCATGATGGATATGAAGAAATCATTTTTACGAGATGTGGAGATAGGTGAGAAGAGAACTAACCTTTTTGGAGTATTGAGTAATTTGCAAGAACTGACACCAATAGAAGTTGTCGAAGCTACCACAATTATTGGCTTAGATGACAAGAAGGTGGAGATATTCTACAGTGTGCCGGATGAGTCCAAAGTTATGTTTGTTAAATCTTTGCTAAAATGATAGTGTTGatagattttaaaaatattatgatgTAAAATGGTTGAACTTTAGGTTATACTTTCTGTGTTGGTAAAAATGTAGGTGTGTTTTAAAAAAGTATGAACTTGGTAGTCACAAAAGGAATGGACTTTTTATCGTAATTTCTATGCCTAAACACTAGCTAATTTTCTCGGTTGAAGAGTACTAGTATGGCTACTTAATTGAAACTTGTTTGTAATTGTCAAGTATTTGCAGTGTAAAGAATGCAtgaagaaaatattattatttgtaattgcAAGTCGATGCAATTGtccaaaaaaataatgaagaaaaaaaaaataatgtatgtaattatccacaaaaaaattattattaaaaaaagaatcattagataaaataatttagatacaataatgcttttagatacaaatatacaataatgaaactaagagtcattaccattttttattactaacaaccaaatgcaattaatggaatattatcttccattaccattctttagtcatgcacaccaaacaaaagaattttcattaccaattctcatatccattccttcattactattgccattacaacatttcattcccattacatCATTACCATGTTACTAAACGGGCCGTAAATGGCATCTACATCGGTAAATTTGTTGTTGTCGATTGTTGTTGCATCATTATTCTTGTCAGTTTTTCTAATGTTTTCATCGTGCCTACTAATTTAATGGTTGACTTTGTGTTGCTTCTACTTGTAGAAGTCACAAAGGTTTCATGTTGTCGCCTTATTGTTGTTGCATCAAAAAGCAAATAAGTCTTTAAATTTGCCCCTTAGAAATCCTATTACGTTTAAAATTTATAGAAATAAATTACGTATAAATGAGTAAGTAATCAAGCTGAAGTTGAATCTTTattttgaatgatgttttcatTGCACGTTTATTAATTACAAAACTAAACTTGAAATCATATGTTGATTTCACCATGTACATAACACCAAGTTTAGTACAACAATGCAAAAAAGCCTAAATTTGCAACAAATTTGCGTACTATAGCtaattaaaatattcatttaCTATGTTATCCAATTGAATATTAATGAAGTTTGCAACAAATAACCAAAAAGTTCACAAATTTCACCAAATTTACCAACAAAAAACCCACActtattaatatcaaaaataaaaataccggagaaaatcaaaataaagcaCATTCATCTCAAAAGAAAATTTCTGGCCGCTAAAGACTTAGGAGAATCAGATCTCCAGTTCTAAAAGTATACTGTATTGGCGTTGAACTGAAGTACATTAGCTTCATTTGAAAAACAAGCAATTAATTAACCatcattgattaaaaataaatctaCTTAAATGAATCACTCTTTTTCGGTCATTTTATGAATTAAGTGTCATTTTGCACATGAGCAAATATATATAAGAGGGTTATAAAATGTTGCTCACTTTGGTAATGCCTCTAAGACccctttttagaaaataaagtaTCAATTTGGTtaaatttcaaaagataaaaaaagaacaaaatattcACATTGACGAAGCAATCATGGAAGAACATTTGGAAAAGAGAGGCCCATGCAAGGTTCCTGAACACAACTATCATTGAAGAGCATAACAAAGAATAAAGTTATTATCCTAATCATGGAACAAgacttcattttatttattaagtaagccttttttgttattttggtaTGAAATCAGATTGTATGTTAAGACTTAAGAGGAGTTTCTGCACATGAAGTATAAAAGTAGATAAGACTGATGTATTTATAGTGATGAGATTATTAATTTCAAGCAATACGTTTGGCACACCAGCTAATTACCTACTATAATGGCACGT
The sequence above is drawn from the Amaranthus tricolor cultivar Red isolate AtriRed21 chromosome 5, ASM2621246v1, whole genome shotgun sequence genome and encodes:
- the LOC130812741 gene encoding uncharacterized protein LOC130812741, whose protein sequence is MRVPFSDFSSSFLSLLSVSFCSATLLQIQSGIHHLLFPFALLLSFRFNQLWRVFNNRLRTLLFFWFAMKRRKIRRVMMLILIRIILIFRRRLRIRMSKQPSLHNPIHRLAHLDGMIVESDIACIEQLRMDRRTFNIFISLVREVGGLRDTKNMVVEEMVAIFLHLLAFEEKNRKIKFDFQRSGETISRHFNNALKAVLKLLSLLLKKPEPIPENSTDERWKWFKNCIGAIDGTLIDVNVPAIDKSRHRLRKNTISTNVLGACAPNIQFIYVLAGWEGSAANGRVLRSALNRNNGLKVARGNYYLGDAGYKHCDGFLVPYRRTIYHEWRRDWSNHALRKSCSI
- the LOC130812743 gene encoding uncharacterized protein LOC130812743 — protein: MNERFPYCGLKGKPHIESKIKIFKRQMGYILEIQKQVSGFGWDDATKMVTGEKEVFMGWAQGKDGAVALFCKPFPLYDKLCEIYAKDRASGSMVKGPGDDEEGDKNEAEKNDDAISSTLAIGQSSDRRDRKRRRKIENEELSGLATALTALIDVEKESTSIMMDMKKSFLRDVEIGEKRTNLFGVLSNLQELTPIEVVEATTIIGLDDKKVEIFYSVPDESKVMFVKSLLK